In Macrobrachium nipponense isolate FS-2020 chromosome 41, ASM1510439v2, whole genome shotgun sequence, the following proteins share a genomic window:
- the LOC135212388 gene encoding uncharacterized protein LOC135212388 codes for MPDYLDIELLIGEVERRPVLWDNSSEDYKDKDKKAQAWAEVCQVLIEGYEERDATEKINIGKDVQSKWRNVRDSYAKNIKKQNETKRGSGAVRPRRYIFSEQLSFLKRVVSSRATPDHTSGDASSEDAPQDFAAAAAGQSIVSLEDSSVIQSMEVLEQQETDDDKDFLMSLLPLVKSLDADDKLHFRMQVMQVLMDFKGGQHRPTVEPKRFPDPLEIALQDSTCIVFRCNRCSHRPRGKQS; via the exons ATGCCAGACTATCTTGACATAGAACTCCTGATTGGTGAAGTGGAGAGGAGACCAGTTCTGTGGGACAATTCTTCAGAAGACTACAAAGACAAAGACAAGAAAGCACAGGCCTGGGCAGAGGTTTGCCAGGTACTCATTGAAGGCTACGAGGAAAGAGACGCTACAGAAAAGATCAACATAG gTAAAGATGTCCAGAGCAAGTGGAGGAACGTTAGAGACTCTTACGCCAAGAACATCAAGAAACAGAACGAGACGAAACGGGGATCAGGCGCCGTGCGGCCTCGCCGTTACATCTTCAGCGAGCAGCTGTCCTTCCTGAAGAGGGTGGTGAGCAGCAGAGCCACTCCTGACCACACTTCGGGAGACGCGTCCTCCGAAGACGCGCCCCAAGAtttcgccgccgccgccgccggcCAGTCG ATCGTGTCCCTAGAAGACTCTAGCGTCATTCAGTCCATGGAGGTCCTCGAGCAACAGGAAACAGACGACGATAAAGACTTCCTCATGTCCCTTCTGCCGTTAGTCAAGTCTCTGGACGCAGATGATAAACTGCATTTCAGGATGCAAGTGATGCAGGTGTTGATGGACTTCAAAGGAGGGCAGCATAGGCCTACAGTTGAACCGAAGCGGTTTCCGGATCCACTCGAAATTGCTCTGCAAGATTCTACGTGTATCGTTTTCAGGTGTAACCGATGTAGTCATCGACCAAGAGGCAAGCAGAGCTGA